Genomic window (Rhododendron vialii isolate Sample 1 chromosome 4a, ASM3025357v1):
CACCATCACAAGCAAGCACTTCTTTACTTGATGTATTTTTCAGTACGTGCTAACTGATTATTAGATAGACAATGCaacaaaaagtatttttaaaaatccttcaaatgtttagtagagaccgattttaaatcgggcgagaggggtgtcgtaaaacccttcccctcccgtaacatggcttccgaatcCTCAAACGAACCTCtggttttcaaattcaatcaatcattttcaatcaaaatgatttctcgggtggcaaaccatacatccgggtggcgacttttcaaattttcaaatcaaaaatgcGTTTTTCGGGCCACCCCAAtccacccggggctgtggtagcccacagatGCTTGATGGCAATGTGTTTGGTGCGGCTATGGTTGACGGGATTCTTTGTCATTGCAATTGCAGATTTGTTGTCATACAAAATTGGAGTAGCCTCTCATTGCTTTTCACCAACATCCTCCAAAATCCTCCTTAGCCATATTGCTTGAGAGGTTGCCAATGATGCCGACACGTACTCGGCCTCGGTGGTAGATTGCGCCACGGTTTGTTGCTTCTTAGATGCCCATGAGAAGACAGCCAAGCCAAGAGAAAAAGTATATCCGGAAGTGCTCTTCATATCATTAACACATCCGACCCAATCACTATCACAAAATCCTAGCAATTTGGTATCAACATTCTTCTCATATAAAATGCCAAGTATACCTTGTAGGTATCTTAAGATCCTCTTAGCCACTCCAAAATGAGTTTGGCTTGCATTGTGCATGAATCGGGATAACATGCTTGTAGCATACATGATATCCGACCTGGTGATAGTCAAGTACAACAAGCTTCCAAAACCAAGCTTCTATAAAGAGATTCATCCACCTTTTTGCTTCCATCTTCTTTTGACAATTTCTCATTGACAATCAAGGGAGTTGCAACCGGTTTGCATTCTCTCATCTTGAACTTCTCAAGAAGAATTCTTGCATACTTTCTTTGACAAATGAAAATATTCTCTTTGCTTTGATAAATTTCAAGGCCCAAGAAATAATGCAAAAGACccaaatcactcatttcatACTTCTTCATCATGTCTCTTTTAAAATTCTCAATCATTTTCACATTGCTACTGGtaaaaaccaaatcatcaaCATAGATAGACACAATGAGAATACCGGTGTTACCTTGCCTCTTGATGTACAAGGTTGGCTCGCTTTTGCATCTTTGAAATCCTCTTTCATTGAAGTAAGAATCAATCTCACTATACCATGCCCGGGGTGTTTACTTTAGCCCATATAAAGCCTTCTTCAACTTATATACTTTTTGTTCCTTTCCTTTGACAATGAAGTCTTGAAGTTGATCAACAAACACTTTTTCCTCCAAGACACCATTCAAGAAGGCCGATTTCACATCAAGTTGATACAAGAACCATCCCTTCGATGCCGCTAAGGCAATAAGAGATGTAATTGTGTCATGACAAGCCACCGGTGCAAATGTCTCTTGAAAATCGATTTCGGGTTGTTGAGAATACCCTTTTCCAATAAgtcttgctttgtgcttttgAATGGAATCATCGGGGTTAAGCTTTGTTTTGAAAATCCACTTCACACCAATAGCGTTGTCTTTTGGTCTGTCCACCAACTCCcaagttttgtttttctcaaTAACATGAATTTCCTCTTCCATAACTTTCTTCCAAGCTTCTGCTTAGCTCCggaacctcgccttcaaataaggttgaaaacccaaagcgtagggctaggtcgtcgataacATAATAACcagaaagtccgggatcgtacccataGA
Coding sequences:
- the LOC131322645 gene encoding secreted RxLR effector protein 161-like encodes the protein MYATSMLSRFMHNASQTHFGVAKRILRYLQGILGILYEKNVDTKLLGFCDSDWVGCVNDMKSTSGYTFSLGLAVFSWASKKQQTVAQSTTEAEYVSASLATSQAIWLRRILEDVGEKQ